The Streptomyces sp. NBC_00459 DNA segment TCGCCTCCGCGGTCCTCGCCTTCCTCCTCGACAAGACGATCGGCATGCGCGTCTCCGAGGACGACGAGATCGCCGGCATCGACCAGGCCGAGCACGCCGAGACCGCATACGACTTCAGCGGCGCCGGCGGCGGCGCGGCCCGTACGTCCGTCACGGCGGCCGTCGGTGGCGAGAGCAAGAAGGTGGACGCATGAAGCTCATCACCGCCGTTGTGAAGCCCCATCGGCTCGACGAGATCAAGGAGGCCCTCCAGGCCTTCGGGGTCCACGGTCTGACGGTCACCGAAGCGAGCGGCTACGGTCGTCAGCGGGGACACACCGAGGTCTACCGCGGTGCCGAGTACACGGTCGACCTGGTTCCCAAGATCCGTATCGAGGTCCTGGCCGAGGACGACGACGCCGAGGGTCTGATCGACGTCATCGTCAAGGCGGCCCGGACCGGCAAGATCGGTGACGGCAAGGTCTGGTCCCTCCCGGTCGAGACCGCAGTCCGGGTCCGGACCGGCGAGCGCGGCCCGGACGCGCTCTGAGGCAGAAAAAAGAACAGGAGTCGCTGGGTGACGAGTACGGACGTGCGTAAGGATGCAGAGGACTCGGGACCCAGCGGCTATGCGGCGGCCCGGCTGCGCCTCCTCACTGAGGGGGTGCGGTCCGGGCCGCCGCGCCGTGCGGCCCTGGCCGAACTGACCGACGAGTGGCTGACCGGCCTGTTCACGGCGGCTGCCGAAGGCCTGCCAGGGCTGCGCGGAGTCTCCCTGGTCGCCGTCGGCGGCTACGGCAGAGGTGAACTCTCCCCACGCAGCGACCTGGACCTGCTCCTCCTGCACGACGGCAGCGACTCCGCCGCCGTCGCGGCCCTCGCCGACCGCCTCTGGTACCCCGTCTGGGACCTGGGCCTGGCCCTGGACCACTCCGTCCGGACACAGTCCGAGGCCCGGAAGGTGTCCGGCGAGGACCTCAAGGTGCAGCTGGGCCTGCTGGACGCCCGCCACCTGGCCGGCGACCTCGGCCTCACGGCCGGCCTGCGCACCTCCGTCCTCGCCGACTGGCGCAACCAGGCACCCAAGCGCCTCCCCGAACTCCAGGAGCTCTGCGCCGAACGGGCCGAACGCCAGGGTGAGCTGCAGTACCTCCTCGAACCCGACCTCAAGGAGGCCCGCGGCGGTCTGCGCGACGCCACCGCCCTCCGTGCGGTCGCGGCCTCCTGGCTGGCCGACGCGCCCCGCGAGGGCCTCACGGAGGCGCGCCGCCGTCTGCTGGACGTCCGCGACGCCCTGCACCTCGCCACCGGCCGTGCCACCGACCGCCTCGCCCTCCAGGAACAGGACCAGGTAGCCGCCGAACTCGGACTCCTCGACGCCGACACCCTCCTGCGGCAGGTGTACGAGGCGGCACGCGTCGTCTCGTACGCGAGTGATGTGACCTGGCGCGAGGTGGGGCGCGTGCTCCGGTCCCGCGCCGTACGCCCGCGCCTGCGCGCCATGCTGGGTGGCGGCAAGCCGGTGGCGGAACGTTCCCCCCTGGCGGAGGGCGTCGTGGAGC contains these protein-coding regions:
- a CDS encoding P-II family nitrogen regulator, whose translation is MKLITAVVKPHRLDEIKEALQAFGVHGLTVTEASGYGRQRGHTEVYRGAEYTVDLVPKIRIEVLAEDDDAEGLIDVIVKAARTGKIGDGKVWSLPVETAVRVRTGERGPDAL